From the genome of Streptomyces sp. NBC_00659, one region includes:
- a CDS encoding AAA family ATPase gives MLLWINGPFGGGKTQTAHEIQRRLPGSVICDPEHAGFGLRRMLPPELRGDFQDLVSWRQGVVEVLDLALRERDGAVIAPMTVTNPVHFAETVGRLRELGHDVRHFTLLAERETVLRRLRERGFGRLVARVAGKDAPLRRESWAVGQLDHCLERLREPEFAEHLWTDETTVARTADRIAVLAGLTLTPNRDGVLRGRLRRARTSLRHIRLD, from the coding sequence ATGCTCCTGTGGATCAACGGGCCCTTCGGGGGCGGCAAGACACAGACCGCACACGAGATCCAGCGCAGGCTGCCGGGCAGCGTCATCTGCGATCCGGAACACGCCGGTTTCGGCCTGCGCCGCATGCTTCCGCCCGAACTCCGCGGCGATTTCCAGGACTTGGTGTCCTGGCGGCAGGGTGTGGTCGAGGTGCTCGACCTCGCGCTCCGCGAACGGGACGGCGCGGTCATCGCCCCCATGACGGTCACGAACCCCGTGCACTTCGCGGAGACGGTCGGGCGGCTGCGTGAACTGGGCCACGACGTACGGCACTTCACGCTGCTGGCCGAGCGCGAGACCGTCCTTCGGCGGCTGCGCGAACGCGGCTTCGGGCGCTTGGTCGCCCGCGTCGCCGGGAAGGACGCCCCCCTGCGGCGCGAGAGCTGGGCCGTGGGGCAGCTGGACCACTGTCTGGAGCGGCTGCGCGAGCCGGAGTTCGCCGAGCATCTGTGGACCGACGAGACGACCGTCGCCAGGACCGCCGACCGGATAGCGGTCCTCGCGGGGCTGACGCTCACGCCGAACCGGGACGGGGTGCTGCGCGGGCGCCTGCGGCGGGCACGCACGAGCCTGCGCCACATCCGCCTCGACTGA
- a CDS encoding DUF5937 family protein, with protein sequence MSVHIDIRGLRPERVAVVPSPLAELGMALHALAEPGHHPGLQGWATGVTAGLDPHLADRMCEADFLWRTTFSDLFLPCAGIPGGASVPGATLAEDLDLLDKLTDEQFVDAALEFTCALAYSSEGPHALSDPEVQRRAVDLAASRGPQQTRFTERLLVDPPGVRAWLRQFLEDCDEAFFAETWSRLRHPLAAEARHKTDLLRHKGLPEALASVSSALSLDETARIITVDKLTEGSTVVTADGGLLLVPTSLGRPHLMVLHRYRWQPVLHYPVSSPELSAPPSVEQLTLRMTALSHPVRMRICRHLARSAYTTGELAQVHGMTAPEISRHLGVLKKAGLITTRRRGRYVLHQLDVGVVARLGSDFLEGILR encoded by the coding sequence ATGAGCGTGCACATCGACATCCGCGGCCTGCGGCCGGAGCGGGTCGCCGTCGTGCCGTCGCCGCTGGCCGAGCTGGGGATGGCGCTGCACGCGCTGGCGGAGCCGGGGCACCACCCCGGGCTCCAGGGCTGGGCGACGGGGGTGACCGCCGGGCTCGATCCCCATCTCGCGGACCGGATGTGCGAGGCGGACTTCCTGTGGCGCACGACGTTCTCGGACCTGTTCCTGCCGTGCGCGGGCATCCCGGGCGGGGCCTCGGTGCCGGGCGCGACGCTCGCCGAGGACCTGGACCTGCTGGACAAGCTCACCGACGAGCAGTTCGTGGACGCGGCCCTGGAGTTCACCTGCGCGCTCGCGTACAGCTCCGAGGGGCCGCACGCCCTCTCCGATCCCGAGGTGCAGCGGCGTGCCGTCGATCTGGCCGCCTCGCGCGGGCCGCAGCAGACGCGGTTCACCGAGCGGCTGCTGGTGGACCCTCCGGGGGTGCGGGCCTGGCTGCGGCAGTTCCTGGAGGACTGCGACGAGGCCTTCTTCGCCGAGACCTGGTCCCGGCTGCGCCACCCGCTGGCAGCGGAGGCCCGTCACAAGACGGATCTGCTCCGGCACAAGGGCCTGCCCGAGGCGCTGGCCTCCGTCTCCTCCGCCCTGTCCCTGGACGAGACGGCGCGGATCATCACCGTCGACAAGCTGACCGAGGGGAGCACGGTGGTCACGGCGGACGGCGGTCTGCTGCTGGTCCCCACCAGCCTCGGCCGTCCGCACCTCATGGTGCTGCACCGCTATCGGTGGCAGCCGGTGCTGCACTACCCCGTCAGTTCCCCCGAGCTCTCCGCCCCGCCCTCCGTCGAGCAGCTCACGCTGCGGATGACCGCCCTGTCCCACCCGGTCCGGATGCGCATCTGCCGTCATCTGGCACGCAGCGCGTACACCACCGGCGAGCTCGCCCAGGTGCACGGGATGACCGCGCCGGAGATATCCCGGCATCTGGGCGTGCTCAAGAAGGCGGGCCTGATCACCACGCGGCGCCGCGGCCGCTATGTGCTGCACCAGCTCGACGTCGGCGTGGTGGCCCGCCTGGGCAGCGATTTCCTGGAGGGGATCCTGCGCTGA
- a CDS encoding response regulator transcription factor, translating into MAIRVMLVDDQVLLRTGFRMVLDAQPDMEVVAEAGDGVEALQVLGATEVDVVLMDVRMPKLDGVETTRRICSDPNPPKVLILTTFDLDEYAFSGLKAGASGFMLKDVPPGELLAAIRSVHSGDAVVAPSTTRRLLDRFAPLLPNAGKEPRHKGLERLTEREREVMILVAQGLSNGEIAARLVLSEATVKTHVGRILTKLGLRDRVQVVVLAYETGLVRAGGLG; encoded by the coding sequence ATGGCGATCCGCGTGATGCTCGTCGACGACCAGGTGCTGCTGCGCACCGGCTTCCGGATGGTGCTCGATGCCCAGCCGGACATGGAGGTCGTGGCCGAGGCGGGCGACGGCGTCGAGGCCCTGCAGGTACTGGGCGCCACCGAGGTCGACGTGGTCCTGATGGACGTACGCATGCCGAAGCTGGACGGCGTGGAGACCACCCGCCGCATCTGCTCGGACCCGAACCCGCCGAAGGTCCTGATCCTCACCACCTTCGACCTCGACGAGTACGCGTTCTCCGGACTGAAGGCGGGTGCCTCCGGCTTCATGCTCAAGGACGTGCCCCCGGGAGAGCTGCTCGCCGCCATCCGTTCCGTGCACAGCGGCGACGCCGTGGTCGCGCCGTCCACCACCCGGCGCCTGCTCGACCGGTTCGCGCCGCTGCTGCCCAACGCCGGCAAGGAGCCCCGGCACAAGGGTCTGGAGCGGCTCACCGAGCGCGAGCGCGAGGTCATGATCCTGGTCGCGCAGGGCCTGTCCAACGGGGAGATCGCGGCCCGCCTCGTCCTCTCGGAGGCCACCGTGAAGACCCACGTCGGGCGCATCCTCACCAAGCTCGGCCTGCGTGACCGGGTCCAGGTGGTCGTCCTCGCCTACGAGACGGGGCTCGTCCGGGCGGGCGGGCTCGGCTGA
- a CDS encoding sensor histidine kinase, with protein sequence MQRLYDLLRRYPTWVDSFWAVALLGISWVSISNVNGAATGPSSAATALPIAVVLSAVVALRRRMPEKMLVLAVAAGLAQLVLDVPSAPEDFAMLVIIYTVAADGARWASRLALIGGLCAGTLAQLRWPTEASGPGGVFIAIFQTVPFALAWVLGDSIRTRRAYLAQLEERAARLEKEREAQSKVAVAAERARIARELHDVVAHNVSVMVVQADGAAYVMDTAPDQARKALETISGTGRQALAEMRRLLGVLRTGEHQEGGEYVPQPDVEQLDDLIEQCRTSGLPVDFKVEGTPRPLPSGVELTAYRIVQEALTNTRKHGGPNAGASVRLVYFDDGLGLLVEDDGKGAPHELYEEGGADGQGHGLIGMRERVGMVGGTLDAGPRPGGGFRISALLPLKAAH encoded by the coding sequence GTGCAGCGCCTCTATGACCTTCTCCGCAGGTACCCGACATGGGTCGACAGCTTCTGGGCCGTCGCCCTCCTCGGGATCTCCTGGGTGAGCATCAGCAATGTCAACGGCGCCGCGACGGGTCCGTCGTCGGCCGCCACGGCGCTCCCGATCGCCGTCGTGCTGAGCGCGGTCGTCGCGCTGCGCCGCCGCATGCCGGAGAAGATGCTGGTCCTGGCCGTGGCGGCGGGCCTGGCACAACTGGTCCTGGACGTCCCGTCGGCGCCCGAGGACTTCGCGATGCTGGTGATCATCTACACGGTCGCTGCGGACGGTGCCCGCTGGGCCTCCCGGCTCGCGCTGATCGGCGGCCTGTGCGCGGGCACGCTCGCGCAGCTCCGCTGGCCCACCGAGGCCAGCGGGCCGGGCGGTGTCTTCATAGCGATCTTCCAGACCGTTCCGTTCGCGCTCGCCTGGGTGCTTGGCGACTCGATCCGCACCCGCCGCGCCTACCTCGCGCAGCTGGAGGAGCGGGCCGCCCGTCTGGAGAAGGAGCGCGAGGCGCAGTCCAAGGTCGCGGTCGCCGCCGAGCGCGCCCGGATCGCGCGCGAGCTGCACGACGTCGTCGCGCACAACGTCTCGGTGATGGTGGTCCAGGCCGACGGCGCCGCGTACGTCATGGACACGGCCCCCGACCAGGCCAGGAAGGCGCTGGAGACCATCTCGGGGACCGGCAGGCAGGCTCTCGCCGAGATGCGCCGGCTGCTCGGAGTGCTGCGCACCGGCGAGCACCAGGAGGGCGGCGAGTACGTGCCGCAGCCCGACGTCGAGCAGCTCGACGACCTCATCGAGCAGTGCCGCACCTCGGGCCTGCCGGTCGACTTCAAGGTGGAGGGCACCCCGCGCCCGCTGCCCAGCGGTGTGGAGCTCACGGCGTACCGCATCGTCCAGGAGGCGCTGACCAACACCCGCAAGCACGGAGGCCCGAACGCGGGCGCCAGCGTCCGTCTGGTGTACTTCGACGACGGCCTCGGCCTGCTCGTCGAGGACGACGGCAAGGGCGCCCCCCACGAGCTGTACGAGGAGGGCGGCGCCGACGGGCAGGGTCACGGCCTGATCGGCATGCGGGAGCGTGTCGGCATGGTCGGCGGCACCCTGGACGCGGGGCCGCGGCCCGGCGGGGGGTTCCGCATCAGCGCCCTGCTGCCCCTCAAAGCGGCCCACTGA
- a CDS encoding SAM-dependent methyltransferase, with the protein MERAAAGEWRGWREATETALYGPGGFYRRTEGPAGHFRTSVHASPLFAGAVARLLCRLDAALGHPDPLAFVDMAAGRGELVTGVLAALPADVAGRVRGYAVERAERPAGLDRRISWLTEPPTGITGLLFANEWLDNVPVDVAEAGPDRVPRRVLVRGDGTERLGEPVTGEDARWLRNWWWPPAGDRPAPGARADPEPAQEAHRTPGADGSPEAPLAPVEGARAEIGLPRDLAWASAVATLDRGLAVAVDYAHVAGGRPPFGTLTGFREGRETAPVPDGSCDITAHVALDACALPGGRVVTQRAALRALGVSGARPPLALATTDPAAYVRALAGAGQAAELTAPGGLGDFGWLLQPVGFPDRFPDSPDAVLRDALLVDVPDHEEQ; encoded by the coding sequence GTGGAACGTGCGGCGGCGGGTGAGTGGCGTGGGTGGCGCGAGGCGACGGAAACGGCGCTGTACGGCCCGGGGGGCTTCTATCGCCGGACCGAGGGACCGGCCGGGCATTTCCGGACCTCGGTGCACGCCTCCCCGCTGTTCGCGGGGGCCGTGGCGCGCCTGCTGTGCCGCCTCGACGCGGCCCTCGGCCACCCGGATCCGCTGGCGTTCGTCGACATGGCCGCCGGCCGCGGCGAGCTGGTGACCGGGGTCCTCGCCGCTCTCCCCGCCGACGTGGCCGGCCGTGTACGCGGGTACGCCGTCGAGCGGGCGGAGAGGCCTGCCGGCCTCGACCGGCGGATCTCGTGGCTCACCGAGCCGCCGACCGGGATCACCGGGCTGCTGTTCGCCAACGAGTGGCTGGACAACGTGCCCGTGGACGTCGCCGAGGCCGGCCCGGACCGGGTGCCGCGGCGGGTCCTCGTCCGCGGCGACGGAACCGAACGTCTCGGGGAGCCCGTCACCGGGGAGGACGCCCGGTGGCTGCGGAACTGGTGGTGGCCGCCGGCCGGCGACCGGCCCGCGCCGGGAGCGCGGGCGGACCCCGAACCCGCACAGGAAGCACACCGAACACCGGGGGCGGACGGCTCTCCCGAAGCGCCCCTGGCGCCCGTCGAGGGGGCCCGTGCCGAGATCGGGCTCCCCCGGGACCTCGCCTGGGCCTCCGCCGTGGCCACGCTCGACCGGGGCCTCGCCGTCGCCGTCGACTACGCGCACGTCGCGGGCGGGCGGCCGCCCTTCGGGACACTCACCGGCTTCCGGGAGGGACGCGAGACGGCGCCGGTGCCGGACGGCTCGTGCGACATCACCGCGCATGTGGCACTCGACGCGTGCGCGCTGCCCGGGGGCCGCGTGGTGACCCAGCGCGCGGCGCTGCGCGCGCTGGGCGTGAGCGGCGCCCGCCCCCCGCTCGCCCTGGCGACGACGGACCCGGCCGCCTATGTGCGCGCCCTCGCGGGTGCCGGGCAGGCGGCGGAACTCACCGCGCCGGGCGGGCTGGGCGACTTCGGCTGGCTGCTCCAGCCCGTCGGCTTCCCCGACCGGTTCCCCGACTCCCCCGACGCCGTCCTGCGCGACGCCCTACTTGTCGATGTCCCCGACCACGAAGAACAGTGA